In a single window of the Anguilla rostrata isolate EN2019 chromosome 4, ASM1855537v3, whole genome shotgun sequence genome:
- the zc2hc1a gene encoding zinc finger C2HC domain-containing protein 1A isoform X1 — MEDFEDLEGPPPNEDLIACKICGRSFYSGVLKKHYPICQKSAAKRRKVFDSSRQRAEGTDISTVKPLKPKLHSTSCKSDKPEPPKKQSNWRRKHEEFIATIRAAKGITQVMKDGGPLPPPPPPSYDPDYIQCPYCQRRFGENAADRHIKFCKEQAARIPNKGKFPGEAKGKPPARSQCKPAPAKKAGSPAAAPAPASSATASRLPQRSSPGQFAGGVPATRTASAGSVKSMSSGYSQSRTSPAGLTSPPSGINMKSGTGTSPGSLKNTSSGVGMNRKKAYNADSYNSRNHAKSGGEVDYSSAQQTKFCHECGTKYPVDWAKFCCECGVKKMCI; from the exons ATGGAGGATTTTGAGG ATTTGGAAGGCCCACCTCCAAATGAGGATCTAATTGCTTGCAAAATATGTGGGAGAAGTTTTTACTCTGGTGTACTT AAGAAGCACTATCCTATTTGCCAAAAATCTGCTGCTAAAAGGAGGAAGGTTTTTGACTCCAGCAGACAGAGGGCAGAAGGAACGGATATCTCCACTGTGAAGCCTTTAAAACCTAAG ttacaCAGTACATCCTGCAAGTCTGATAAA CCCGAACCACCTAAGAAACAGTCAAACTGGCGCAGGAAGCATGAAGAATTCATTGCCACCATCCGGGCTGCTAAGGGCATAACTCAAGTCATGAAAGACGGGGGTcctcttcccccacccccacccccatcttaTGACCCAG ATTACATCCAGTGCCCTTACTGTCAGAGGCGGTTCGGCGAAAACGCAGCCGACAGGCACATTAAGTTCTGCAAGGAGCAAGCAGCGCGCATCCCCAACAAGGGCAAATTTCCAGGAGAGGCCAAAGGGAAGCCCCCGGCGAGGTCTCAG TGCAAGCCCGCCCCAGCGAAGAAGGCCGGTTCCCCCGCGGCGGCCCCCGCACCCGCCTCCTCCGCCACCGCCTCCCGCCTGCCGCAGCGCTCCTCGCCCGGGCAGTTTGCTGGAG GGGTTCCCGCGACCAGAACCGCCTCGGCCGGGTCTGTGAAGAGCATGTCCTCGGGGTACTCCCAGTCTCGGACCAGCCCCGCTGGCCTAACCAGCCCTCCGTCCGG GATAAATATGAAATCTGGAACAGGAACTTCTCCAGGATCTTTGAAGAATACATCATCTGGGGTTGGAATGAATCGAAAGAAAGCCTACAATGCAGATAGCTACAATTCTAG GAATCATGCCAAAAGTGGGGGTGAAGTGGATTACTCTTCGGCTCAGCAAACCAAGTTCTGTCATGAATGCGGGACCAAGTACCCTGTGGACTGGGCCAAGTTTTGCTGTGAGTGTGGCGTGAAAAAGATGTGCATTTAA
- the zc2hc1a gene encoding zinc finger C2HC domain-containing protein 1A isoform X2, whose amino-acid sequence MEDFEDLEGPPPNEDLIACKICGRSFYSGVLKKHYPICQKSAAKRRKVFDSSRQRAEGTDISTVKPLKPKPEPPKKQSNWRRKHEEFIATIRAAKGITQVMKDGGPLPPPPPPSYDPDYIQCPYCQRRFGENAADRHIKFCKEQAARIPNKGKFPGEAKGKPPARSQCKPAPAKKAGSPAAAPAPASSATASRLPQRSSPGQFAGGVPATRTASAGSVKSMSSGYSQSRTSPAGLTSPPSGINMKSGTGTSPGSLKNTSSGVGMNRKKAYNADSYNSRNHAKSGGEVDYSSAQQTKFCHECGTKYPVDWAKFCCECGVKKMCI is encoded by the exons ATGGAGGATTTTGAGG ATTTGGAAGGCCCACCTCCAAATGAGGATCTAATTGCTTGCAAAATATGTGGGAGAAGTTTTTACTCTGGTGTACTT AAGAAGCACTATCCTATTTGCCAAAAATCTGCTGCTAAAAGGAGGAAGGTTTTTGACTCCAGCAGACAGAGGGCAGAAGGAACGGATATCTCCACTGTGAAGCCTTTAAAACCTAAG CCCGAACCACCTAAGAAACAGTCAAACTGGCGCAGGAAGCATGAAGAATTCATTGCCACCATCCGGGCTGCTAAGGGCATAACTCAAGTCATGAAAGACGGGGGTcctcttcccccacccccacccccatcttaTGACCCAG ATTACATCCAGTGCCCTTACTGTCAGAGGCGGTTCGGCGAAAACGCAGCCGACAGGCACATTAAGTTCTGCAAGGAGCAAGCAGCGCGCATCCCCAACAAGGGCAAATTTCCAGGAGAGGCCAAAGGGAAGCCCCCGGCGAGGTCTCAG TGCAAGCCCGCCCCAGCGAAGAAGGCCGGTTCCCCCGCGGCGGCCCCCGCACCCGCCTCCTCCGCCACCGCCTCCCGCCTGCCGCAGCGCTCCTCGCCCGGGCAGTTTGCTGGAG GGGTTCCCGCGACCAGAACCGCCTCGGCCGGGTCTGTGAAGAGCATGTCCTCGGGGTACTCCCAGTCTCGGACCAGCCCCGCTGGCCTAACCAGCCCTCCGTCCGG GATAAATATGAAATCTGGAACAGGAACTTCTCCAGGATCTTTGAAGAATACATCATCTGGGGTTGGAATGAATCGAAAGAAAGCCTACAATGCAGATAGCTACAATTCTAG GAATCATGCCAAAAGTGGGGGTGAAGTGGATTACTCTTCGGCTCAGCAAACCAAGTTCTGTCATGAATGCGGGACCAAGTACCCTGTGGACTGGGCCAAGTTTTGCTGTGAGTGTGGCGTGAAAAAGATGTGCATTTAA